ctctcaaaacttttttgcatttaGAAATATTAGAATGCAATGGTTCgtgacaaaattttgtaaaactctaaaatgcataaaaattggaaattgaataacacacacactcatatataTAGGGCTATTAAGCAttctatatacaatattaatgaatttaaactatCATTGGAAGAAATgttcacattttaaaacaatatgtaaTTGTCCTACTTATCAGTTGATAGtcagaatcaaattattttcaataaaaaaataaaaagagtacCTTTccatcatatttctaaaaaattgctattttaatttttaaaatacattttttttaatatgcattaaataaaataacatatccTCAATATTTAATCaggttttttatttataattacaaaaagttcagtaaaaagcagatatttaagcatatatatatttatacatgtcGCATATTTTTTTGTCCATGTAATACTCTGTGTTCAAGTAACCTGAAAGGTTTTGTCTTTCAGTTCTTcacaaatatatttcagtttgtcTTTGTATTACCATGAAAGGTAAGACTTCATTTAGAAAACTCTGTCATGGTATTGCCCATCATTGGCAGTAGGGTGTGCTCGAGATGGGCCTGCACCATGATGTTTGACATTATCTTTCTTCCTTGAATACAGATATTCAAACATAGACTGAGTATGAGGTTGAAGCATTTTTGTTAATTCACATGGAAGTGGATCAGTCCAAAAGAAGTCATGATTCAGAGCTGTATCACTATCAATTCGTTTTGCAGGATCAATGGTCAATAACTTATCAAGTAAATCTAAAGCATGTGGATCTTTCACATAAgcctagaaataaaataaagatattaatttataggCAACAATAATTTACAATCAACACATTATGATACAGAATTTCAAACAATTCAACAGGAATAAGAAATTGAACAATGCCAAAAAAGTTTCATGCGAAAGTctcataaatctttattttcaaccaagttgtaattcaaaaataattgtgtaaGTTTGTTTGCTTTATTTGTAAAGATTTATTGAATGCATCATCAAAGATTAGATATACACATTAAGATCAGACCAGACAATTAAATAAAACACTCTGAATACATAAaacaatattcaatgaaattaagtAAAGAATGATTTGTTGGTTCACAGGAAAACTTTtaggcaattttattatttaggaaCCTTTCTCAGTACAAACCTGATATTGCCTTACAACAAATTCCTATAATTTTTAGAAGTAATTATTGTGAGAAAACTATTACTCCTATGATACCTTTCTACATACTtcaaagctcattttttttttaaatcaaaacacgGTAGACACAATTAATAccataaaagtattatttctgaTTGCTGGTTTTGCCTAAACACCACTTGTTAATTACTGTTGCTTTCCCTTTCACCAAACTACAAAGGGGGGTGGGAATTGATGATTGTAACATTCTCATATCCATACTCTTTTGCTGTTGGCAAAATTTTCAAGGCAAAACCAAATCACAATGATGTTGAAAATTAACTAACATATGCTCTACAAACAAGTAATCATTGTACAGAAAAGGAAGTATGAATTGAAATTACTGTTAAAAGCAtaacataaatacataaaattatttttaaaaacaaaaggaattttCCCCTTATTCAAACAAGCAAAAGGAGTTGAAAGAAGATTCAAGTAAACAAAAAGGATATATTTTGCCATTCTATAAGTATGTCCCTAAACAGAGATAAAACCGTTTTCACTGACCTTCAGATTCATTAAATATGTTGCACGTTGAAAGATCCAACATTGTAAAGAAAATACAGCCCATAATCGGGTAGATCTAgtatgtaaaatgattttttccccccatcagaagaaaaatataacaacaagtaaatataaaaactacttttaaggCCCGTATAAAAGAACCATAAAAAAGAAGTTGTTTTCAAGGACTTTTAAAGACACCGTGAATCCTGATAAAAGCTCTTATTATGTTCAAGCTTTCTTTCCATAACAGAAAGCTGGATGTTgattattagtaaattaaaatcctaattgATGGCAGATTAATGGATATCAGTATATACAATGAATAAGAATTCAGTCTCTGATTAAGCAGTTTTGCCTTAACTCATTCAGCTTTACTTTCATTTCTGGTCCTGTAAATTCAACAGGGTGCACACAGCAGTATTCCCCCATTCTAACTATATGCAATAAACAAAATGGATCTTTGTTAACAAAACTGAAATGGATACAAGGTGCATGGTTATTACAGTATGTGAACTTCCACAACAATTTTGTGCCTTTGAATTTATTGAGGAAAATCTGCTATTCCTTTCGACTGTATCTTTTTATTGACatcataaacattaatattttgtctgAAATGGGACAACTATTTTTGTCATAGTattgtaaaatcatttaatttcactaaagcatctacaagaaaaatttcaaattcaatagtcaaaaattcaatataacGAATTTAAAAGCTACAACATGCCAAAcggtaaaataaaattgctttctcaaaatttcattaacattacTTGACATAAAATgacaatggaaaaataataattcaagacTTTTGAATctatatgaatttcaaaagtCTAGGTGTTTAAAAGTCAAGCATAATTGGCAATTAtgtcaaaaatgaagaaaatctaaATTGAAATGACAGGAAAAGTGATGTGACTTTAAAACTGCTACAAATACAAGAAAACTAGGTGAAAGAAGGGTAATAagcatttcttttctattatgcaaaaaaaatattttgaaagaaaactagtcataaaaaaagttcaaattttagtgaaaaaaataaatgaaataaaaaaaagatcatgCCTCAGTTTAATAAGGTGTGGGATCATCTCCAATAGCCAGGCTTATGGCACAACAATTTCCCATACTTGGCCCAAAAGAGTTTCAAATATCATGAAGAGTTCTTTTCAGTTCTGGAATGGAGCTAGCTGGGTGGGTGTGGAAAGGTGATAAATTGTCTCCCAAGCTAATCTTGCATATCATTCATCTCTGTAAATTTTAGCAATCACAATCTCCATCTCAAAGGTATGAAGGTCTGATTAATCATTCAGCATGATGCTTGCCCATaccttgacaaaaaaaaattatgttctttctGCGATGCTTCTACAGGGAGAAACAAGTTCCATGTTCTTGCCATATTTTTAGTCAATGAGAATCAGTATTCCTATTAAAATACTATTCATCCTTAAACATCACATTGGTCCTCCGTCTAAAACTCCAGCACTCATAACCTAAAGTAAGGTTTAAATAAGCATGTTTATGCAGAGGAGTATGCTAATTGCTGGTCACCTGTACAGAGAGCAACAAGACTGAGTCTCTTGTAAACATAGTTTTGGGAAACTCAAATCCTCTAGCAGCTATGAGCACTAAACTCCTTTCTCTGGCACAACTATCCCTCTAATATTGTGCAGTTATCACTAGATTTTGATTCTGGTAAATGGTTGCAACTCTTGCTATTGTTTTCAGTTAACATTTCCAATGCTTTGAAACCAtgattgtctaaaaatgatttgtaCAGAAACAAAGTTCACCATCAACAGTTGatattctacaaatttattagaaCAAATTCACCGAAATTTGATAGTATTTTGCTTTTTAGTAATTATGCTTAGCTTTCAGACACTTGCATACATcttatatctttgaaatttacttaaaatttgtaaaaaattttttagaattttaaaatgcatcttaattACATATAGTTTCTAAACTAAAACAAATTCTTAATGGTTGGTTAATCTTACCTTTAACCTATCTTTAACTTTACGCTTCTGCCCTTTGGGAAGGTCCAATTTGGTCCACAAATCTAACTTTTCACAACCTGGAAATGTCTCAGGAGTAATGGAGCCACAAAGCTGGCTGATCAATGTTAGTTGATGCTGCTCTGTATTACCCTGAAGTGAAAAAATGAGAGATCAACATACAACAAATTGTGCAGGGGTGGAAGAGGCAcaactaaaataaacaatattttaatgatggaattactattctattaatattatttccattaatatatttatttgtttattccgttaatattatttttgtttgataaattatCTTCAATAATTATCTGAAGATTTTGGTAATATTTCATCCCTACGATTTCTCAAGCCTCTTCATTGAAGACAtagataattcataaatattgcaaatattttaatgcttttagaaGCAAAATGCTTTTCACACTATTAAACACCACACATTTGATCATTGgaactgcaaaaataaatttttaaaaagactatactttttctacttattattttaacacaaacaattattatttttttttaaagcaagataTTCTTTTACTTTCCATCTTATGAattcagttaaaaagaaaatatacataaaatagaatttttatcgCTCTTTCACTTAACATTCTGCAAACTCAATCTAACTCTTCaaactaagtaaaataaaattttaaaatacaaaacttatcaaacatttgtttttatgaaCAATGAGTACCTCACAGATGCTGAATAACAGATTCagattttattagataatttaatatacaattctAAATATCTCCTGTTGATATTTCCAGATGTTTATAATAGAAATTGTGGCATGTGAAGTCCACTGATTGTGTTTATCCTTCTACCATAAGTAAGTAGCTCatcattttaaagaacatttaaaatttaaacatatacttgaaattttttatttcagaaaaataaattaagcaatgctttaaaattactataaatactACCATATAAAAGCTACGCAATTCTCAGTGCAATGACAACTTATAATGTCTGGCGATTAATTAGATggtcatcaatttaaaaaaattcaatgagtaTACAATGAAAGTTCTTAAAATTATGTGCTGTCATAGATGAAAACTGCTTAGAAAATATCTACAAtcaaattgattttctttcacATAATTGTGCAAGTCTATGTTTGTCTTCATTTAAGAATCTCATCTTTGCCATTTTCCTATCCTACTACATGTTCAGTTGCTTTTCATTGGTGGCATCACGAGAGTGGAACAGAGTTGTCTACATTCATTAGAGTTAGCAACTGTTTATACCATCAAAAACAGTTACTTCAAAAGTACAGTTACTTAATATTGTTGGAGGATTAGCTACCATTAACAAGAGATCATACAGCAGTTGATAGACCTAATTTAATATCCTTTCAAATGCTTTTCTTAAAGTTCTGTAccttagaaatgaaaaatagcaaatatttaacTACCTGCCaatgaaataatgattaaaaaaaagcagaaaacaattaatagttaaaattaacttttttgcgTATCAGAtgctttattaaaatgatatgccgaaaatttcatgttaaaggcaaatgaaaatttaagcatGTCAACTATTCAGCAAAATATCTCAATTTCAAGTCAGATAAAATGCAGTACAAAATATACCACCGTTTTGATCAACAAATTTATGATCTGACCTTTTTTAGTTTGAatgggaattaaaaattttcattaattaaattgaagacaataaaatttctgaaacctTTTAGCCTGAATTTCTTTCTCCTGCTTCTAAAgagataaaatatagtaaatgaaaataaaaatgagcaaatatataaattatcaattagCGTACCTGCATAATTGGGCTTCTAGTCCACATTTCAGCCATGATGCAACCACCACCCCACATATCAACAGGAGGTCCATAATTTCTTTCCCCCAAGAGAAGCTCTGGAGGTCTATACCACAAAGTGACAACTCTGTTTGTGTACCTATTTGGTTTATCAGCACTCTTGATAGCACTGAATGCTCTAGCCAAACCaaaatcagcaattttaagtGTCCCTGTTTTAGTAATAAGGATGTTGGCAGCTTTCATATcc
The Argiope bruennichi chromosome 6, qqArgBrue1.1, whole genome shotgun sequence DNA segment above includes these coding regions:
- the LOC129972638 gene encoding cyclin-dependent kinase 9-like — translated: MATNNVEKDKTCLEKLMGKMTDAHFPYCQEVGKYEKLAKIGQGTFGEVFKARHRETRKVVALKKVLMENEKEGFPITALREIKILQLLKHENVVNLIEICRTKATSFNRCKSTFYLVFDFCEHDLAGLLSNVNVKFTLGEIKMVMKQLLNGLYFIHSNKILHRDMKAANILITKTGTLKIADFGLARAFSAIKSADKPNRYTNRVVTLWYRPPELLLGERNYGPPVDMWGGGCIMAEMWTRSPIMQGNTEQHQLTLISQLCGSITPETFPGCEKLDLWTKLDLPKGQKRKVKDRLKAYVKDPHALDLLDKLLTIDPAKRIDSDTALNHDFFWTDPLPCELTKMLQPHTQSMFEYLYSRKKDNVKHHGAGPSRAHPTANDGQYHDRVF